TAGCAATACTGATCTGgagacacatttttaatttttcatatgtcattaaaTAATTGGTACAATTTGCATGTGTATCCTAATACTTACTTGTAAAGAGAAACAGAGATCCTCTGGTGTACATTCTCCTGATGACAACATTTTGTGAGCCATGtcctataaaagaaataaagcttATATAAAGAAAGTATACAGCCAGGagtattacaatataaaacaatcataACCATAAAATTATAGGGATTCCCAGCTCTGTACCTACCACTTTTCCAGTAACCCTATCCAAAGTCTACACGTTTTACCATGCAAAGTAGAACATGTAGCAGCAGTGGCAAACACTAAACCAATTGCCCAAGCTACTGGATAAGTACCCAGCTTTCAATTTCTGTGGCATTTTTCTGCCTCCCCACATGCTACATGAGGAAAGCCTTAggtgactttctgcagcttttaataTACATAGTGAGAATGTTCAGTGTGTATTAAAATCAGAGTAAGCTATTTCAGGACAGAGGAGGAGATTGCTTAACAGTTTAAAACTCAATGTTAAAATGGAGTTCAGTTTtgaattagctaaatacattccagggaCATTAACAAAAGGTGTGAAATATCTAAGTTTGTTTTCATTATGAAACAACCACAgtctaaaataaaaagtgcatgaGAATTATAAAGACCTAATGGATTCCAAAAATTCCAACATAGCATTTCTTCATTTGCTATATTCTCAAAAACATCTTTACCTCAATGTAAGAAAGAATACCAGAGAAGGACACGTCCATTCCTTTCACAGTGTATGGAAGCTCAACAAATTTTTTGcccctgaaaaataaaaacagatagtGTTTTCAACTaaagtttgtttttgtacaaaaattatCAACACAATGCTAAGGTTGTTTTCTTAGTTGATAAATATGCCAGAAAGTTCTTTAGTACTCCTAAACAGGtaatttcactaaaataaaaaaataccaatccaTTAACCAGCATTGTGCCAGTGCAAGATTAGATAatgtatcctgctgtaaatgaaaaaaaagtgtcaatcttgCCGTGCATTGGCCCTTTTTTTTATTGCGGGAAAAAGCCCCTTCTCCACATGCCCAAGATACACAGGAGGATCCCGAAGCCTCATGTGATacgtgacataagtatcccagaaGGCTAAGCGCTTTTAGAAAAGCAATTGCAGATATTTTAGTCTAGAATATCAAGGGCATTTGTGGTAAAGTCTACTGATGTAATGTAGAGGACACACAAAGGCaaattgtaaaatgtacaaaaaatgaacaaaataataatttgatgtGAGGTACTTACTTCTTAGCCATCTGCTCAATATTATACCCAGGACTGGGATCATTTGGGATCttgtagagagaaaaaaataagcaaaatattaCCCTAAATGTCCAAATGCCCAATGTTTCCTCAAACAAAGAATAATCTATCAAAAACCTTGTACTGAGGatagtacaggggctgccaataAGAATACAAGTTTCCTGACGGCATTTAGCTTCAATGCATTCACTTTCAGTAATTGGTCTGAAATCTGCATGAAAATTGGAAAGCTGAAGCAATGTCAAAACTTTATGAGCACTACCCTCATATAGAAACTGGGTTCACACGACATTAAACAACCAGAAATGCCTCCATATTTCCTCAGTGTGATGCAATGTCATACATAATCTAATGCTTATACAGTGAACTGTAAGTATAGCATATTATAAAAAGTcaggacaattttttttggagCAAAGCTATATTAGTTAGAAACATAACCGGATACAATTCCAACTACTGATAGGGGTTTAATGTACTCTTTCACTCATTTACAATCACCAGTGTTATCATATACTGGGAGATATTCAAGCATAGCCAGGTATCAGCAATGCTGTCCACATGTATGAATCCAATGAACGAAAGTCTCCTGAACTTCAACTATATAGTAGCTCATTACTTTATATTCATGACACGAAAAAGTAACGGCTTAGAAGGTTTTTTTCCACCTAACACAGGGTGAATGATGCAGATTTTTCCAAACCCTTCCTATTACACCAGGTAATACTTGTGCTTCCACATCTTAATACTCCCATATATCTCTGCTTTTCTTAGTATATCAGTAAACTCAAGGAGAGCTATAGCCAGACTAGTACAGATGGCACTGAGCAATAATGGTTACTTGACCTGAACTACCATGGACaaactagaaaaaacaaaatcattgtcTCTGTCCCTTTGTCcccttgtgcaaaaaaaaaattgacattatgTTATATTGCATACAAATGCAAATGACTAGTTCTACAAACaggaaaaatatgtataaactaTAAACTGGTAATATCTAATTTCTTTTGCACAGTGGGTGTGACACAGTCACGTAAGCACCTGTGCTATCAAGATTGCTTTAAAGCAGTCATTCCTCAGTCCATGCGTTTCTTCCGTGTTCCAGGGTTACGATTCATAAATGTTCAGTTCAATGACCCAGGAAATGGCTGAACCTAAGGCTGGGTGTACACGGACGTTTCGAAAAACGCATGTAGgtgttcctactgcgtttatatgcatttttttagcgttttaaaacttgcctttaaaatgctggaaaacatttATGCCgcttcaatggaagcgtttacccatGTTTTATTTTGCGtattttggctgttttccagcgttaaccctgcgTTATAATTGTTTAGCTaatgctcataaacatgcctcaaggacacgtcctggtgtagattagcctattggaacgCACTGAGATGGGCTTTTAAAGCTggttaaacgctagggaaaacatctgtgtagacaAAGCCTAATGATATGTTTTATTCCTTGTGACAAATGCTCTTTGAACACAAATACTTGCAACACTTAATCATTACATTCGGAAGATTACAATGCCCTGCACCCTAGTGGCGAGGCCATTACCAGTATAGTTACTGTGTTACTGTGAGCTGAACAAGTAAATGACTTACCTTTAGAACTCTAGCAAAACGGTCCAAACAGTTTCCTACAGCTATATCTATTGTCTCGCCAAATATCCGATACCGGTGTTCAGAGTATGAAATAAcctgtaaaataggaaaatacagaatatatcaCATTTGCTTGCCAGCTGTTGGTCATTTTACATTGCTTGCTTTATGACATAATGACTTTTAAAGTATGCAttgcacaaaatattgtttttttattttaatcaacaaAAGATCTACATTTTCAAACTGAATGGCCGCAGTATATTAAATGTCAAAATTCAAGACaatacaattagaaaataaatgcatgaaTGAAAAGTTTGGCTTGGCtgaaagggttgccaggagaaaatCTCTCTATTTAAAAGGAACATGCAGCCTTCCTGCAACTGAAATGAAATGCAGAAGAGATGGCAGACAGAAGCAGCTGGAAGGTCCAAGATTAATGTGAATCTGTTGCTTTGCTCTGCAGTTCACTTTACCCAACTTTTCAGATGTGCTTGCACAACACAAGTTTTCATCAATTTTCTACACCCAATAATACAGTTTAATTGGCTTGTCTCTGTATCGTCATCATTTTTCTATCCTGCTCACCTTGTATGCACATATTGAAAATAGcacatattaaaagtaaaaaaacaatatatatatatatatatatatatatatatatatatttttttttttttttttttttaaatggtatatgAAATCCAAGCACTAACAATTTTGTGTCATACTCTACCTGTGTGTTTCCTCCACTCACATACAAAACAGTAGGGTTTTCAGCACCAGTAATCAGTCGCCCCATTTCAATATGTCCTATGCAATGATTTACCCCTAACAGGGGTTTCTTCCAGAGCTGTGCTACTGTGCGTGCTACTATAGCTACCGACACCAATGGTGCTCCCATTCCAGGtccttaaaaatcaaaaaagaaagaaaaaaaaaagaatcactgcaacatttaaaaaacactctCATTTGACATTAGACTATGTTTGAGCAAAGTACTATGGGAAAATAAAGGTTGATTTAAGGCATTTCAATTAGTGGTTCctagcaataataatatttatttggttaATAAAAACTTCACCAAatgaagtttttttcttttgactaaaTTACAGATTTAATTAGAGTACTTCCATTATGCTCACTTGTAATTCCCCTACCTGACCTAATTTACCATATGCATTTCTAAGATCTAAAAACTCCATTTGCAGTATCATGAGAATGTGTTTAGTTGTTTCATTGCGTGATGAATAGTAACCTACAgatttttgtgtgttacttcacTCTCTCTCTTCCTATAaatgggcagaaaaaaaatatcagcttgTGCATATATAAAGCACACACATAACAAGCCTTTCCAAAATGCCAGAtgccttaaaaaaacaatgacagtCTACAAAGACCAGCCAACAGATTTGTTCACACTGCATTATTGGGGAGATTGTTGTAAAGCATGATAAAATCTCATTTCATACATGACCAAACTTCTAACATCAAGTACTGAACTAAACATTTCTTTAGGGTTAACaacttctttttttctacttgatCTTACCTTTTGTGTAAGCCACACAGTCTATATCCTTTGGTTGGATCTTAGCTTCCTCTAGGGCTTCATGTAGCACTTCCAATACACAGGAGCGGTGATGACGAGCAGTGTCACTAGGAAGGAAACCTGAAATATGGTagaagttatcttttttttatttttccttcctctAGCTGAAACTAATACATTGATATGTAGCAAACCTCTTCACTATTTAGCATAGGGATTTAATAAAGAGGAAAATGAAATTAGATTTACCCAAAATATTACTGCGTCATATCCGGCACATTGCAAGAAGCTACagaaatattcctaaaatacGTTTAATAGCGTGTAGGAACCCAATTTGTATATTATGACCAGTGATCTGATGAAAGACAGGATCCAAAAGCTCActggaaaactttaaaatgtgaCAGAGTGTATAAAGGTATTTTGTTTCAGGAGCCCTTTGATAAATATTTAAGATATTCCTCAAAATATTCCTGACACTAAAAACATGCAGCTGGGACTGTATAGCCACATGTCCTGCAAGAGGCAATCATGGCTGCCACCTTGGGCTATGCTTTCACGCTTGTGACCACTACCAGCTATCCCTTCACTGATCATGGTTCCTATTAGCCTACAGCAAGCAAATCAATATTTTCTTACCTTGCCCAGGAGGAGTTATGTATGTTCTTCTAGGGTTGCTGAGAACTTTTCCATCCTGTATAATCCCAACACCAATTTTGTTGGCGCTGCCTTCAAATCCAATTACAATAGTCATTTTAAGTTCTGGAAAGAAAAGTAGACAAGTGAACAAATATATCAGTAAATTCCATGAATCACTTCATTCTTCCAATACACACaacaaatgtgtacaaaaaatgtatacatttacattcatatttacaTGCACTAATCTCACAAATCCACTACAGCCAATCTAGGAAtgtactatacaggtagtccctgggttaaggacattgGACAGATTgttcctgtgcagaatggaggcttagAGGGGGTAGGGGGGCGGTTTGTGTTacttgcaaaataaatcttttgctaaacacagctgagattgttggtaatcttaggggggtgagctctttctgcagccgcTTGTgtttctttattgaccaagacaaactgtgcagttgtttagttttgcatatcaaagcacagcttgctccagaagttaatgaatgtctaggatccataaagaatttttttttgctttgtttgcgatcaactcacagtgaggattttatacagtaactgacatcatgctgcctaataacatggtgagacaaacatctgttctaattgcatttattaaaataatgtatctgttccaacctacatacaaattcaacttgagaacaaacctacagtccctatcttgtatgtaacccggggactacctgtactgtcaAGTTATAAGCAGATGAGAGAGCTCTAATATAATATAACTGAAAGCTGGTTTTAAAGGAATACAAAGTCTGCACCATTGACTTCTTCCTCTAAAAATGCTGATTGCTGGTCTATCATGCTGactctttcttttaaaaattggtCTTTCTTAGTCTTGCACATACAACAATTGAATGATGTGATATCCAGTCATTTggctttttcagaaaaaaaaagtcagcaattgTAGCCACTACATTTTCCTCATGACAAATTCACCTTAAGCTGCCATAGACATGAGGTCAGTTCAGCATGCAGACCAGATCTGATTGTCCTTGGCCATGTCTATAGCTCAACAATTTACATTCACCTGCCTGGGAAAGCAGGACCTCCTAGCGCTGGCCTTTCTCAGGGTCATGTGGCAATTGTGTAAGATTTTCAAACCTGTCTGATATTCTATCGATTTAACAGCGAATCAAACTTAAAgataaattgtgagcaggcaggttctttattgtaaaaggacaggctatgtctcttctgcaatacaacaAACTTCTCTGCCTATGTGCAATTATTTAACAAAACTCacgtgcaccacccagcacatttcagtaaccacccggctgtttttgggtggttactgaagagttgggtccgaataaatgggctgccatgcacctacaatttcttcctgcttaaaaaaatgtctgggttgaacgcTGACGCTTCTCCTTGCTCCTTCCTGTCCACACTTTTCCAAGTTCACAATTATCAGCCATCCCGACTGggcaggccagaatgacataattcCCATGCATTTGAAGGAGAGTTTGTTTGTTCTCTGTGGCCAGGCATGCTGGGATTGTACATGGCGCTGAAATTACACATCTCAGTGAACACtcaacaaaagattgcaaacataGCAGAAGAGATgtcacttgtcccttctgcaataaagaacctgtctgcttgcatttttttattattaagttcaGTTCTGTACAACTAAAGTCTGTCTGAGTCTCTGTTATGGAAATTGACTCTTTCTCTCTTTGTCCTGATCGCCAATATCACTGGGAATAAAAGTATGGGAAATCCTAAACTTTAGTTTGCAACAAGAACATCTTCCAATGACCTATTTCTAAGACATGAGGGGGGTTTCCATGATTCCAAAAAGCTATCCATTCACTTCTTGTCCGGTCAGATCTCCCTAATGAGACAAATATAGAAAACGTATAATTGTGTACACCCTGCCTCCAACCTAGCTATccagaaaatgataaataaaccTTACCATCAGACCCAAGTCACAAAAACAGAGAAGTGCATACCAGTGACCAACAACCTCCACTTCCCTGCTACAGCAGCTGTGCTCGGTGTccaataattaaataataccaatatacCGGTAGCAGACCAGAATAGTGTAAGAAACTGCAATGGTAATACTGTTTTTGTCACACAATGTTCTTCCTgatattttcttacatttctatAGATACCAATGGCTTCTCTCTCctataaaattatttgatttatGAATTGTTCTGTCCCTTTAGTTCTGGTTTCTTCTCCAGTATTACTTTGTGTTTAGAGATACCTAATagatctaaaaagtttttttttttgttggtgcatgaactacaaaaagaaaagattagGGCTAGAAAGCTGCCTTCAGTAATTTAtactcttagattgcaagctctttttgCCTCtactactgtgtcactgtctgtatttgcaacccctatttaatgtacagcgctatataaacactgtttattaataataataataacttacacAGGCCAGGCACACCCCTCCTCTGTAATACTGTACACTTGTGTATAGGGGGAGGGTTGGGGTCTCCTGCAGAGGGAAGGAAgggttatttatatttgtgtgacATAACAATCAGGGGTACAGGgctataaagagaaaataaaggggGACTTTTCTGAATACCCCAGCCTGGGTGCTGTTTTGTTTCACCATGTGACCATTCCTTCTCTATCACATTGTCAGTCAGCCCATAAATACATATGAAGGCTGACTATGTGGAAAGCATTTCATTACAGAGGTAGGTAAAGCCTTCGGACATTTCCACCCTCACTTACCCCGTCTGCCAGGAGCCCTCGTGTACAGACTGCCAGCTCCGCCCCCCTACTATCAGCCTCTAGGGACCATCAACGTCACGTGACACATCCCGGGTCCGGGAACGTCACGTGACTCCCTCGGCTCCAGGTGTGTCATGTGATTTCTCACTCGCCACGTGCCTGTGTTGTGTTTCCCCCTACGTGTTTCCGGAGAGCTGCGCGTGGAGCTTCCGCCCCGGTGTCTATTGTGCTGTGTGTTGCCAGGCTGCAGAGTATTAAGCGCTCAGGCTCGGTGAGTAAACAATGCATCGGCCgtacaaacacaatatatttcTGTACATAATGGCTGCAGCACTGGGTGCATGTGATACCTGCAGAAATCATGCATAATGTGCACGCATTCTGCAGCCACGTGTGATACACAATGCATGGGATTAGCAGAAGAATGCATATAGAATGCATCCAGGGCTAATAGAGGAAtcattttattgtgaaatatgGAATAGTATCTATACACTGCAATGTATAACACAAAACAAGTGCAGTCATTAACGATGATCAAATATGATTgtttatcattacattttacatgattGAGACCTAAAATCTGTGGCTAAATGCAGCAAAATATGGAAATAATGTGGgcaattttcaataatttttcttCTGTCAGATTGCTGAGCACTAATTGTAATAACAAAATCCATAAAACACATGGCCAGCAGGAGTTGTGTTTTCAttgttgtgtaaatatttaaggcttccatttcaccttagaatcaaattcaagctcctgtgctttgcctttaaatccctacacagttattgtcccacttacatttctgacttggtaaaaaaaaagtactcccccagctgctctctccgctcctccaatgacctactactgacttcctcattaataacctcatcacacgcaccgatacaagacttctctagagctgctccaactctctggaatggtcctcctcgtcctattcaccttgctcctactttctgctcctttaaaaaagcattcaaaacccatttttttcaaacttgcctacccatcttctgtctcttaacctTCCTGACGGTATGAATAatgaagattttaaaatgtaaaagcagtaaagACCCGCCTGGTCGCTCTTACCTGCTCCACGGTCCCACCCTTTAGCCCTAGGCTCATCAGCAGATGCACTAAAAatgaaccccgagccacactcaatgataccgccagggaggttaaaaccctcactacttcccaccattccatatgcccctcctattgtgtgctgcttcccccacctcctagattgtaagctcttcggggcagggtcctctcctcctgtgtcactgtctgtattggtctgtcatttgcaacccctatttaatgtacagcgctgcgtaatatgttggcgctatataaatcctgtttattaataataataatagtaataaaaataatattaaggtCACTGGTATTTGTTGTCTTTGGCTGTTGATCCAATAAGTAGTCATTGATTTGGTTTTGTCCTTTCATGTTTGCAGGTGAGGCATTTAAAACGTTCCGTACTCTGTTCTGCGTGCGTCTGGTTTCTGTAATCACAAGAATGCCTAAACGTGGGAAGAAGGAAGATGCCAAGAACCAGGCTGTGCCAGATGAGGGTGAGTACAAAGACAGCCATGTACACAGGGTGGGGTCTTTCTGTCATTACTTTTCCTCATATCAGTGCATGCTTTTCAGAACCTGAGAACAAGAAGGGAAAGAAGGGAGGAGGAAAGGAACCCGAGCCTGTTGTTGTGTACGAGGATGCTCCTGACAAGTTGACTACTGATGATGACAAAAAGTACACATGGAAGATAACCTCCTGGAATGTTGACGGCATCAGAGCCTGGGTCAAAAAAGAAGGTCTAAATGTAAGTTTGTTCAGTTACACGGCAAGGTGTAAGGTTAGAAAGCAGCCCCCCCCCCCGTCTGACTTAGTATCTTTTTACAGAagaggtaaaaaataaaactccttGTTTCAGAAATGCCAAACATCTCCATTCTCATCACAGGCTACAGCTAGGGGCTCTTTGCCCCTAGGTAGTTTTTATTTGTGTACTGGTAAATCATCTAATTTTtcataatatatcttttttttttttcttttttatgaatacaGTGGGTACGAGAGGAGGATCCCGATGTCCTGTGCCTGCAGGAGACAAAGTGTGCAGAAAAAGCCCTTCCTGCAGATATTAAGGACATGCCTGAATACCCTCACAAGTATTGGGCTTGTTCCGATGAAAAGGAGGGCTACAGTGGAGTTGCAATGCTGTGCAAGAACAAACCTTTAAATGTCTCCTATGGTATTGGTATGTACAAGAGCTACATCTTTTTACAAAGGCGTAGTAAACAAACAACAGTAGTTTGACCACAGTAGCTATAGACTGTCTATTGCTTTTCTCTTTGACCATAACAGTGAACACAAGGAGTCTACATTTTTTGAATGAGTTTGATagaaaggaaaatacaaaatatatgcagtatttcattttttttcttattgtcaCAACTAGGAGCACAGGActtcacattaaaatgtatttgtttttattggaagCCTGTATCATATGTGCCTTCAATATTCACCTATATTCTATGTGCTATAGAGGTTGCATGCAACATCAGACAATGTAAAAATGGTGTCACCACATCA
This Pyxicephalus adspersus chromosome 6, UCB_Pads_2.0, whole genome shotgun sequence DNA region includes the following protein-coding sequences:
- the OSGEP gene encoding tRNA N6-adenosine threonylcarbamoyltransferase; translated protein: MTIVIGFEGSANKIGVGIIQDGKVLSNPRRTYITPPGQGFLPSDTARHHRSCVLEVLHEALEEAKIQPKDIDCVAYTKGPGMGAPLVSVAIVARTVAQLWKKPLLGVNHCIGHIEMGRLITGAENPTVLYVSGGNTQVISYSEHRYRIFGETIDIAVGNCLDRFARVLKIPNDPSPGYNIEQMAKKGKKFVELPYTVKGMDVSFSGILSYIEDMAHKMLSSGECTPEDLCFSLQETLFAMLVEITERAMAHCGSQEVLIVGGVGCNVRLQEMMEIMCKERSAKLFATDERFCIDNGAMIAQAGWEMFRSGHMTPLEDSWITQRYRTDEVEVTWRD